CCCACCTGTAGATGCACCTACATCTACCACCACTTTATCGGTAAAATCTATTGAGAAACATTCCACAGCCTTTTGAAGTTTCAATCCCCCACGGCTAACAAAGGGACTATCCTTACCTTTAACTTGGATAGGAATATCTCTATCTACAAAAGTCCCTGCCTTATCTAATTTTTGCCCATCACTATAAACTAAACCTGCCATAATAGAACGTTTAGCCTTTTCTCTACTTTCAAATAAACCCCTTTCAACCAATAACTGGTCTAATCGCACTTTCTTTTCCATAACCTACTCCTGAAATCTCTCCAATAATTTTTTTGTATATTCCTTCAGCTGAAATACCATATTTGTCTAAAATTTTTTTCCTTGAACCATGTTCAATAAATTTATCAGGTAATGAAATACTCAATAATTTACAGTGGACATTTTCTTCAATAAATATTGAAGAAACTAGTTCCCCAAAACCTCCTATTTTTGTATGATCTTCAATTACTAAAGCTAACCTATGCTTTTGGGCTAAGGTGATTAACGTATCTTTATCAAAGGGTTTTATGTAGGGGAAATGAACTACAGTAGCATTAATTCCCACATCCAATAACTTTTTAGCCCCTTCTAAAGAAATATTACTAGTAACTCCTGTGGAAATAAGGAGAACCTCTTCTCCCTGTTTCAACACTTGCCCTTTATTTTCCAAAATCCTAGGATTATTATAATCAATAAATTCCTCAACTACTATATCCTTTGGATATCTAATGGCTACAGGTGTTTTTAATGTTAAAGCTGTATGAATACCATCCCTTAGCTCTTGACCATCTTTAGGTGAAATAATGGTGATATTAGGAATATGCCTTAAAAAAGCGATATCATAAATCCCTTGGTGAGTTTCACCATCTGCTCCAACAATCCCAGCCCTATCAATGGCAAAAATTACTGGGAGGTTGGGCAGACAAACATCGTGGAGTACTTGATCATAACCCCTCTGCAAAAAGGTGGAATAGACTGCAAAAATAGGTTTCATTCCTTCCTTTGCTAAACCTGCTGCCATAGTAACTGCATTTTGTTCAGCAATCCCAACATCAAAAAATCTCTGGGGATACTTTTGGGCAAACTCATCAAGGCCAGTTCCCGGAGCCATTGCTGCAGTTATAGCTATTATGTTAGGATTTTTTTCTGCTTGTTCTATAATACTCTTTGAAAAAACTTCAGTAAAACTGATGCCTTTACCCTCTATAACCCTACCTGTTTCTTTTTCAAATTGTCCAACTCCATGAAAAAGTTGGGGGTTATCTTCTGCCGGCCAATAACCTTTTCCTTTTTTTGTTATAACATGAACTAGTACCGGCCCATCGACTTTCTTAGCCTTCCTTAATGTATCTTCAACTACATTAAAATTGTGGCCATCGATAGGACCTAAATACTTAAATCCTAATTCTTCAAATAGGATACCTGCCACCAAAAGATATTTTAAACTATCTTTAACCCTCTCTAAAGATTTATATAATTTTCCTCCAATAGCAGGCACTTTATTTAATATGTACTGGATATCCTTTTTAATCTTCGTATACTTTGAATCTGTTCTAAGGCGATTTAAATAAGAACTTAAACCACCTACATTGTTCGTTATTGACATTTCATTATCATTTAAAACTACTATAAGTTTACAATCTTGTTTATGGCCTGCAAAATTAAGGGCTTCAAAGGCCATTCCTCCCGTCATAGCTCCATCACCAATAACGGCCACTACATTATAATTTTCTCCTTTAATTTCCCTGGCTAAAGCCATACCTAAGGCAGCAGAAATAGATGTAGAGCTGTGGCCTGTTTCAAAATGGTCATGGACACTCTCTTTGCATTTAGGGAAACCACTTAAACCACCATATTTTCTCAATGTGTGGAAATTATCTCGACGACCGGTTATAATTTTATGAACATAGGTTTGATGACCTACATCCCAAACAATTTTATCTATAGGACTATTAAAAACCCTGTGTAAAGCTATGGTTAATTCCACTACCCCTAAATTAGGAGCTAAGTGTCCCCCTGTTTTTGAAACATTTTCTATCAAAAACTCCCGGATTTCCTCACAAAGCTTACTTATTTCTTCACCATTTAAAGTTTTTATATCATCAGGGCTGTTAATTTTACTGAGGATTGGATAATTCACAAAGAATCACACCCTTTTTTTTCTTCTTTTACTTTTAGAATTTGTTAAATTTACCCGAAATATTTTTTCAATATAATAAATTATTTTACCAACAAAAACTAAGATCTCTGTTGATTTCTTTATAGCCAAAGTTTTTCCTATACCTTTTCCTCCCACAGTTATTCCTGCTACTATGGAAGTTAAGATAACACTATATAAAGATTCTCCTCCTTGGCCAAAGATCCTAAATATTATTGCTGCTGCAGCTCCACCACTAACTATCCCACTAATATCTCCTATGACATCATTGCAAAACACCGCCACCCGTTCAGCATTTCTTATGAAAAATAGAGCCTGTTTTGCCCCTATTATCTTTTTAGCCGCCTTTGCATTAATGGGGGCAGGTTCCGCTACAGTAGCTGCAACTCCTATCATGTCAAATATTATACCCATAAAGACTATAGAAAACAACATAAAAAAAGCAGTAAATACACCTACTTTACTCAAAGTATTTTGAGAAAGGAGGGTAAATATTACTGCTAGTACAATTGTCCAAATTGTAATTCTTATTACCCACAAGTTATCATTCTTCAAGTCCAATACACCTCAAAATTATATGTAACTAACGGTGGTAATATAGAAGGTAAATGTTGCGGCTTAGGTCTAGCAGGTTTTCCCAGAAAATTACCTGGTGTCGCCATCCAGGCGGTTTCCCTTTAAAATTTTCTCTGTTTTAAACAGGGCTAGATTGCCACTTAGTCCGCACTTTAATCCCTTCTATATTTCCTTACGGAACAGTCTAGGAGCTTTCCTCGACAAAGGTTGCTATATCCT
The Anaerobranca gottschalkii DSM 13577 DNA segment above includes these coding regions:
- the dxs gene encoding 1-deoxy-D-xylulose-5-phosphate synthase, translated to MNYPILSKINSPDDIKTLNGEEISKLCEEIREFLIENVSKTGGHLAPNLGVVELTIALHRVFNSPIDKIVWDVGHQTYVHKIITGRRDNFHTLRKYGGLSGFPKCKESVHDHFETGHSSTSISAALGMALAREIKGENYNVVAVIGDGAMTGGMAFEALNFAGHKQDCKLIVVLNDNEMSITNNVGGLSSYLNRLRTDSKYTKIKKDIQYILNKVPAIGGKLYKSLERVKDSLKYLLVAGILFEELGFKYLGPIDGHNFNVVEDTLRKAKKVDGPVLVHVITKKGKGYWPAEDNPQLFHGVGQFEKETGRVIEGKGISFTEVFSKSIIEQAEKNPNIIAITAAMAPGTGLDEFAQKYPQRFFDVGIAEQNAVTMAAGLAKEGMKPIFAVYSTFLQRGYDQVLHDVCLPNLPVIFAIDRAGIVGADGETHQGIYDIAFLRHIPNITIISPKDGQELRDGIHTALTLKTPVAIRYPKDIVVEEFIDYNNPRILENKGQVLKQGEEVLLISTGVTSNISLEGAKKLLDVGINATVVHFPYIKPFDKDTLITLAQKHRLALVIEDHTKIGGFGELVSSIFIEENVHCKLLSISLPDKFIEHGSRKKILDKYGISAEGIYKKIIGEISGVGYGKESAIRPVIG